A single window of Arcobacter venerupis DNA harbors:
- the ribD gene encoding bifunctional diaminohydroxyphosphoribosylaminopyrimidine deaminase/5-amino-6-(5-phosphoribosylamino)uracil reductase RibD, which translates to MKIDDNFYMKLAIDEAWKYQLLTYPNPAVGCVILKDGKLLSIEAHKEAGMPHAEVNALKAAYLIEYPNSILKMKNSSQDIHTFLLENHNGYFNDCEIFVTLEPCNHIGKTPSCANLLKELKPKRVIVAHEDINKVASGGIETLKNFNIDVSLGCMKKEAYNLLYPFIKWSSGTFIFYKMAQTLNGCIDGTVSSKMSQLYVHTLRDKVDLMLIGGNTVRIDKPTLDARYIAGRAPNIMIYSKNKIFDNNIQLFKVPNRQVLISDDLFKLLDYKLVMVEGVYNLMNILKEKIDYIVLIVSPKIRNGINALNDINIDFEIVHENYLGEEKIIYLKRK; encoded by the coding sequence ATGAAAATAGATGATAATTTTTATATGAAATTAGCTATTGATGAAGCATGGAAATATCAGCTTTTAACATACCCAAATCCTGCTGTTGGATGTGTTATTTTAAAAGATGGTAAGTTATTATCAATAGAGGCACATAAAGAGGCTGGAATGCCCCATGCAGAAGTTAATGCACTTAAAGCTGCATATTTAATAGAATATCCAAATTCAATACTAAAAATGAAAAATAGTTCTCAAGATATTCATACTTTTCTTTTAGAAAATCATAATGGGTATTTTAATGATTGTGAAATTTTTGTAACCCTAGAACCTTGTAATCATATAGGTAAAACGCCATCATGTGCAAACTTATTAAAAGAGTTAAAACCAAAAAGAGTAATTGTTGCCCATGAAGATATAAATAAAGTTGCCTCAGGAGGCATTGAAACACTAAAAAATTTTAATATTGATGTTAGCTTAGGATGTATGAAAAAAGAGGCTTATAACCTTTTATATCCATTTATAAAGTGGAGTAGTGGAACTTTTATCTTTTATAAAATGGCTCAAACATTAAATGGCTGCATTGATGGAACAGTATCCTCAAAAATGAGCCAACTTTACGTTCACACATTAAGAGATAAAGTAGATTTAATGTTAATAGGTGGAAATACAGTAAGAATTGATAAACCAACCCTTGATGCAAGATATATTGCAGGTCGTGCTCCAAATATAATGATTTATAGTAAAAATAAAATATTTGATAATAATATTCAACTATTTAAAGTACCAAATAGGCAAGTTTTGATTAGCGATGATTTATTTAAATTACTTGATTACAAGCTTGTAATGGTTGAGGGTGTTTATAATTTAATGAATATATTAAAAGAAAAAATTGATTATATTGTATTAATTGTAAGTCCAAAAATTAGAAATGGAATTAATGCTTTAAATGACATAAACATAGATTTTGAAATTGTCCATGAGAATTATCTTGGAGAAGAAAAAATTATATATTTAAAGAGAAAATAA
- the rimP gene encoding ribosome maturation factor RimP yields MSLEESIKLAVESLGAKLYDIVNAKEHDRNIFRVLVTAENGISLDKCAEISRMISPILDVNEPMGGEYILEVSSPGIERKLRRKEHFLASVGEKVKIKNFATEVFKGELIFADNEKIIVKTEFGDDEITYDNILAAATYYEW; encoded by the coding sequence ATGAGTTTAGAAGAATCAATTAAATTAGCTGTCGAGAGTTTAGGTGCTAAACTTTACGATATTGTAAATGCAAAAGAACATGATAGAAATATTTTTAGAGTTTTAGTAACTGCTGAAAATGGTATCAGTTTAGATAAATGTGCGGAAATTTCAAGAATGATTTCACCAATATTGGATGTAAATGAGCCAATGGGTGGAGAATATATTCTAGAAGTTAGCTCTCCAGGTATCGAGCGAAAACTTAGAAGAAAAGAGCATTTTCTTGCCTCAGTTGGTGAAAAAGTTAAAATTAAAAACTTTGCAACTGAAGTATTCAAAGGTGAATTAATTTTTGCTGATAATGAAAAAATAATTGTTAAAACTGAATTTGGAGATGATGAAATCACATATGATAATATTTTAGCAGCTGCAACTTACTACGAGTGGTAA
- the rbfA gene encoding 30S ribosome-binding factor RbfA codes for MKSINLQRTESLLMELIPEALSNLVDSRINSLPITAVNCKNGKYDAIVYFDGSDYEKAEIKEIIALLNKANGRLKTHILASTGWYKCPNFTFLNDTSLEKSKNIEALFAQIRKTKSEEE; via the coding sequence ATGAAAAGTATTAATCTACAAAGAACAGAATCTTTATTAATGGAATTAATTCCAGAAGCACTATCAAATTTAGTTGATTCGAGAATTAATTCTTTACCAATAACAGCGGTAAATTGCAAAAATGGTAAATATGATGCAATTGTATATTTTGATGGTTCTGATTATGAAAAAGCAGAAATAAAAGAGATTATTGCTTTATTAAATAAAGCAAATGGAAGATTAAAGACACATATACTTGCAAGTACTGGTTGGTACAAATGTCCAAACTTTACTTTTTTAAATGATACATCTTTAGAAAAATCAAAAAATATTGAAGCATTATTTGCTCAAATTAGAAAAACGAAAAGTGAAGAAGAATGA
- the infB gene encoding translation initiation factor IF-2, translating to MSDKVRVYEIAEEAGASSQDVIAKAKDLGIELKSPQSAVSYEDAEEITKYIMTGNSSRLPSKPASKAKKVIENKIPEISEEVKEEKEVKIELEKTEVIEKKEAEVIKKPELKKVVISKPISRPALKTQEELDKPEVNPDNANKIVPKRRGLVIVKKNKPKKEEPVVNSFELEVQPRKQMKSLSEILGSNDEDDKSNIDNHILSEDQKRINRIKKEKKKTIVRAQDHGKKLDVNRTYTDDFVSSDDSLLGEEVVLLDMDLGDGFKIFDEPKPQNPAKQSRSSRPAAFGNAPQGLKRGKRKKRIARTQETIEITEVTIPEDIRVYEFAEACGKSPAEVITVLFSLGMMVTKNDFLKQDELEILGEEFGIEVTVRDALEDVNYVGDYLDEDINDSDFVTRPPVVTIMGHVDHGKTSLLDKIRSSKVAKGEAGGITQHISSYTVEKNGQKITFVDTPGHAAFSAMRARGSAITDIVIIVVAADDGVKPQTEEVISHAKASGCPIIVAINKMDKETANPDMVKAQMAERDLTPIDWGGNTEFIGVSALTGAGIDDLLENILIQSELLELRADPTVKAKAAVIESSLEKGRGPVATIIVQNGTLRIGDNIVCDTTFGRVKAITDDNGNPVKELGLSETGTVLGLNDVPTTGTVMVVLDTDKEARDIATTRAEHARAKELSKSTKVSLEEMSGLIAEGKIKQLPVIIKTDVGGSLEAIKGSLEKIANDEVKVKVIHAAVGGITESDLILAGASEGCIILGFNVRPTGSVKAKAKADGISINTYSIIYDLIDDVKDALSGMMSAVIREENTGQAEVRDTFVVPKVGTVAGCLVTDGKVIRGGHARIIRDGIVTYTGKISSLKRFKDDAKEVANGYECGIMFDKFNDIKPGDFIETFIQIEEKVSVDKN from the coding sequence ATGTCAGATAAAGTAAGAGTATATGAAATTGCAGAAGAAGCGGGAGCAAGTAGCCAAGATGTAATTGCGAAAGCTAAAGATTTAGGAATAGAACTAAAATCACCGCAAAGTGCAGTATCATATGAAGATGCTGAAGAGATTACAAAATATATCATGACAGGAAATAGTTCAAGATTACCGAGTAAGCCAGCATCAAAAGCAAAAAAAGTTATTGAAAATAAGATTCCTGAAATTAGCGAAGAAGTAAAAGAAGAAAAAGAAGTTAAAATAGAATTAGAGAAAACTGAAGTTATCGAAAAAAAAGAGGCGGAAGTTATAAAAAAACCTGAATTAAAAAAAGTTGTAATTTCTAAACCTATTTCAAGACCTGCTTTAAAAACTCAAGAAGAATTAGACAAACCTGAAGTTAATCCTGATAATGCAAATAAAATAGTACCTAAAAGAAGAGGTCTAGTTATTGTTAAAAAGAACAAACCTAAAAAAGAAGAACCAGTTGTTAATTCATTTGAGCTAGAAGTTCAACCAAGAAAACAAATGAAATCATTAAGTGAAATTTTAGGTTCTAATGATGAAGATGACAAATCAAATATTGACAATCACATTTTAAGTGAAGATCAAAAAAGAATTAATAGAATAAAAAAAGAGAAAAAGAAAACTATTGTAAGAGCTCAAGATCATGGTAAAAAACTTGATGTTAATAGAACTTATACAGATGATTTCGTAAGCTCAGATGATTCTTTACTTGGTGAGGAAGTTGTTCTTTTAGATATGGATTTAGGTGATGGATTCAAAATATTTGATGAACCAAAACCACAAAATCCTGCAAAACAATCAAGAAGTTCAAGACCAGCTGCTTTTGGAAATGCACCTCAAGGTTTAAAAAGAGGGAAAAGAAAGAAAAGAATTGCTAGAACACAAGAAACTATAGAAATTACAGAAGTTACAATTCCTGAAGATATTAGAGTTTATGAATTTGCTGAAGCTTGTGGAAAATCACCTGCTGAAGTTATTACAGTTTTATTTTCTTTAGGAATGATGGTTACTAAAAATGATTTCTTAAAACAAGATGAATTAGAAATTCTTGGTGAAGAGTTCGGAATAGAAGTAACTGTTAGAGATGCATTAGAAGATGTAAATTATGTTGGTGATTATCTTGATGAAGATATAAATGATTCAGATTTTGTTACACGACCGCCAGTTGTTACTATTATGGGGCACGTTGATCATGGTAAAACTTCATTATTAGATAAAATTAGATCTTCTAAAGTTGCAAAAGGTGAAGCAGGTGGAATTACTCAACATATTTCATCTTATACAGTTGAAAAAAATGGACAAAAAATCACATTTGTAGATACTCCAGGGCATGCTGCTTTCTCTGCTATGAGAGCAAGAGGTTCTGCAATTACTGATATCGTTATTATTGTTGTTGCTGCTGATGATGGGGTTAAACCTCAAACCGAAGAAGTTATTTCTCATGCAAAAGCTAGTGGTTGTCCAATTATTGTAGCAATTAACAAAATGGATAAAGAAACTGCAAATCCAGACATGGTAAAAGCTCAAATGGCTGAGAGAGATTTAACTCCAATTGATTGGGGTGGAAATACAGAATTCATTGGAGTTTCTGCTTTAACTGGTGCTGGAATTGATGATTTATTAGAAAACATTTTAATTCAATCTGAACTATTAGAATTAAGAGCTGATCCAACTGTAAAAGCAAAAGCTGCTGTTATTGAATCTTCATTAGAAAAAGGTAGAGGTCCAGTTGCTACTATTATTGTGCAAAACGGAACTCTAAGAATTGGTGATAATATTGTTTGTGATACTACTTTTGGTAGAGTAAAAGCAATCACTGATGATAATGGAAATCCAGTTAAAGAACTTGGACTATCAGAAACTGGAACAGTTTTAGGTTTAAATGATGTTCCAACAACTGGTACTGTAATGGTTGTTCTTGATACTGATAAAGAAGCAAGAGATATCGCAACTACAAGAGCTGAACATGCACGTGCTAAAGAGTTATCTAAATCTACTAAAGTTTCTTTAGAAGAGATGAGTGGATTAATTGCAGAAGGTAAAATCAAACAACTTCCCGTAATTATTAAAACGGATGTTGGTGGTTCACTAGAAGCTATTAAAGGTTCATTAGAAAAAATTGCAAATGATGAAGTAAAAGTAAAAGTAATACATGCAGCTGTTGGTGGAATTACAGAATCTGATTTAATTCTTGCTGGTGCATCTGAGGGATGTATTATTTTAGGATTTAATGTAAGACCTACAGGTTCTGTTAAAGCAAAAGCAAAAGCAGATGGAATTTCTATTAATACTTATTCAATTATTTATGATTTAATTGATGATGTTAAAGATGCATTATCAGGTATGATGAGTGCAGTAATTAGAGAAGAAAATACTGGACAAGCAGAAGTAAGAGACACCTTCGTTGTTCCAAAAGTTGGAACTGTAGCTGGATGTTTAGTAACAGATGGAAAAGTAATCAGAGGTGGTCATGCTAGAATTATTAGAGATGGAATTGTAACTTATACAGGTAAAATTTCATCATTAAAAAGATTTAAAGATGATGCTAAAGAAGTTGCTAATGGTTATGAGTGTGGAATTATGTTTGATAAATTCAATGATATTAAACCAGGTGACTTTATTGAAACATTCATACAAATCGAAGAGAAAGTATCAGTAGATAAGAACTAA
- a CDS encoding DUF448 domain-containing protein: protein MPSLKKTLRTCVICRGKFEQKELLRLKCEEKKLLFYNNYGRSFYICGECEKHLQMDINGKDYKKIEKSLCRECKNKDKYVTQLKEMLTDVR from the coding sequence TTGCCTAGTTTAAAAAAGACCTTAAGAACTTGTGTCATTTGCAGAGGCAAATTTGAACAAAAAGAGTTATTAAGACTAAAATGTGAAGAGAAGAAATTATTGTTTTACAATAATTATGGTAGAAGTTTTTATATTTGTGGAGAGTGTGAAAAACATTTACAAATGGATATAAACGGAAAAGATTATAAAAAAATCGAAAAGTCACTCTGCAGAGAGTGTAAAAATAAAGATAAGTATGTCACACAACTTAAGGAGATGCTAACAGATGTCAGATAA